From Trichoderma atroviride chromosome 1, complete sequence, one genomic window encodes:
- a CDS encoding uncharacterized protein (EggNog:ENOG41) — protein MTVISTPQPHVLIIPGAWHPASTMASFASALEASGFPATVVPTRSVGTRDVTVQDDEAQAKALLQPLLDKGEDVIVLGHSYGGFVITGLIAGLDKRGREAQGLKGGILGVVHLSAFIPVEGETTFEAAGGKDCAFASADNIEKTGLLDSKDEKYHFYNDIPDEVAKRLTASLEGQSGAAVMSTPSSIGWKDKAYDGRRAYIRTLRDNALTIKYQDELIARSGVEWLVKSVDASHSAFWSRTDEVVGLVAECALEFAKN, from the exons ATGACCGTCATATCCACCCCTCAGCCACACGTCCTGATCATCCCGGGAGCATGGCACCCGGCTTCTACAATGGCCTCCTTCGCCAGCGCCCTAGAGGCATCAGGCTTCCCTGCTACGGTGGTGCCAACCCGCAGCGTCGGCACCAGAGACGTCACCGTccaggacgacgaggctcAGGCCAAGGctcttctgcagcctctACTTGACAAAGGCGAGGATGTCATTGTCCTGGGACACTCATACGGTGGCTTCGTGATCACGGGCCTCATCGCCGGTCTGGATAAGAGAGGACGAGAGGCGCAGGGTCTGAAGGGGGGCATTCTGGGTGTGGTTCACCTTTCTGCGTTTATACCTGTTGAGGGTGAGACGACGTTTGAAGCGGCGGGCGGTAAAGACTGCGCGTTTGCATCGGCAGATAAT ATCGAGAAGACAGGCCTTTTGGACTCAAAAGACGAGAAATACCATTTTTACAACGACATCCCAGATGAGGTAGCCAAACGCCTCACAGCCAGCCTCGAGGGCCAGTCCGGGGCAGCAGTCATGTCAACTCCTTCGAGTATAGGATGGAAGGACAAGGCCTACGACGGGCGCCGCGCGTATATTCGCACTCTTCGAGACAATGCCCTAACTATCAAGTACCAGGACGAGCTGATTGCTCGTTCGGGCGTTGAGTGGCTTGTGAAGTCGGTGGATGCTTCACATAGTGCGTTTTGGTCTAGGACGGATGAGGTAGTGGGTTTGGTTGCCGAGTGTGCGTTGGAGTTTGCAAAGAATTGA
- a CDS encoding uncharacterized protein (EggNog:ENOG41): protein MSTQSEETFRDVGEILELNGVRGLRIFCGHRDFVLCVSYSHDGRYVVSGADDGEIMLWDLHTGYQTGSSIQVTTIKERGGERITAMAFSADSKRFIASDAEGISVWDITRENGTMRFEYTLRSETRPAIHSLSVDINHPQYVITERGPLLIQELRDSTRARIKSEPWCPYSVTSGTETWITWNGREIILLPDHYHPASRKDNHALRVHKDKVIVGCETGEVLIFRFKKNANWLEKL, encoded by the coding sequence ATGTCGACCCAGAGCGAAGAAACATTTAGAGACGTAGGAGAGATTTTAGAGTTAAACGGCGTCCGGGGATTAAGAATATTCTGTGGTCATAGAGACTTTGTCTTATGTGTTTCGTATTCACATGATGGAAGATACGTCGTGTCTGGTGCTGATGATGGTGAGATCATGCTTTGGGATCTTCACACTGGCTATCAAACCGGCTCCTCCATTCAAGTCACAACTATCAAAGAGAGGGGTGGGGAACGCATAACTGCGATGGCATTTTCAGCCGACTCAAAAAGATTTATCGCATCTGACGCTGAAGGCATCTCAGTATGGGATATTACTAGAGAGAATGGGACTATGAGATTTGAGTACACGCTCAGATCAGAAACAAGGCCAGCGATCCACTCATTGAGCGTCGATATCAACCACCCTCAGTATGTGATAACAGAGAGGGGTCCTCTGCTCATCCAAGAGTTGCGAGACAGTACAAGGGCGCGGATAAAATCTGAGCCATGGTGCCCTTATAGTGTTACGTCCGGCACAGAGACATGGATCACCTGGAATGGCAGAGAGATTATCCTCTTGCCAGACCATTATCACCCAGCGTCTCGCAAGGATAATCATGCTCTAAGAGTTCACAAGGATAAAGTCATCGTCGGTTGCGAAACGGGAGAGGTTTTGATATTCCGTTTTAAGAAGAATGCGAATTGGTTGGAGAAATTATAA
- a CDS encoding uncharacterized protein (EggNog:ENOG41), giving the protein MKTPKEILNAIDPRKLEANIPSVKNLYKWVISTCKYKSFIAGDSRVLWVCGDPDAGRKMVLWSIVRGLSPAILDSEPKLLSFSMCGTGEHEAQSTISVLKTLIYLVLEYQPQLGRYLIQKCNSTDIEEFSDSHDVYALSMLLYDIIRDETFKPTIFLVEGIDEINFEHEDPSSFILLIETTMNLSQNIKWLLSGSTESFGRFSKSSNLRIAEDECIDIDAAYEEMQTTLRDYYIPLKADQIANYWGIEEESRNEITRLLEKASSGSFLRVDLACQAIQRENPWHASGQVGGIGL; this is encoded by the coding sequence ATGAAGACCCCGAAAGAAATCTTGAACGCAATCGATCCACGAAAATTAGAGGCGAATATTCCATCAGTGAAAAATCTCTACAAATGGGTCATATCGACTTGCAAATACAAGTCATTCATCGCAGGAGACTCGCGTGTGCTTTGGGTTTGCGGTGACCCAGATGCTGGCAGAAAGATGGTCCTTTGGTCGATTGTTCGTGGGCTCTCTCCGGCGATTCTCGACTCAGAGCCGAAGCTTTTGTCATTTTCAATGTGCGGCACGGGTGAACACGAGGCGCAAAGCACTATTTCTGTGCTAAAGACTCTCATCTACCTCGTCTTGGAATACCAACCTCAGCTGGGCAGATATTTGATCCAGAAATGCAACTCAACAGACATTGAGGAATTTTCCGATTCCCATGACGTATACGCATTAAGCATGCTGTTATATGACATTATCAGAGATGAGACATTCAAGCCAACTATATTCCTAGTTGAAGGTATTGATGAGATTAATTTCGAACACGAAGATCCAAGCTCCTTCATCTTACTAATCGAAACAACTATGAATCTGTCACAAAATATTAAATGGCTCTTATCCGGTTCAACCGAGTCATTTGGACGTTTTTCCAAGTCCAGCAATCTGCGTATAGCCGAAGACGAATGCATAGACATCGATGCCGCATATGAAGAAATGCAGACAACTTTGAGAGATTATTACATCCCTTTAAAGGCTGATCAAATAGCAAATTACTGGGGCATCGAAGAAGAATCTCGAAATGAAATTACTAGACTCCTAGAGAAGGCATCCTCAGGAAGCTTTCTGCGAGTTGACTTGGCGTGCCAAGCGATACAACGAGAAAACCCCTGGCATGCTTCAGGTCAAGTGGGTGGCATCGGCCTCTGA
- a CDS encoding uncharacterized protein (EggNog:ENOG41) — protein sequence MSACIDKALRRHDQPLPGPPATVRPPDKISIPDEPAILPKSSVATSDGEILTDLPIKDSKKPEEAILPGNEVDDVPSTISSTPSKLDSAESSRREIENLWDVAYDNLRPQHADLLEKYEKILTLWLRAHLLQQNQKTSHNYQQENLFQPLHHQERQQYAQDIIAFCLESQQEGDADADTVEKNINSQLIPLRFSKEIRDLLKSSIDSGEDTALAWAGTCLALQALLHSINQPETLQGMDHVVSRMAWYTLLPKLLGADEYKRGLPLSEQTILRDRITELYQQVLLFQARIVCSQIDVI from the exons ATGAGCGCGTGCATTGATAAGGCACTGAGAA GACATGACCAGCCTCTTCCTGGGCCCCCAGCAACTGTTCGGCCGCCGGATAAGATTTCCATTCCAGATGAACCGGCGATACTTCCGAAGTCAAGCGTCGCGACCTCCGATGGTGAAATACTCACCGACCTGCCAATCAAAGACTCAAAGaagccagaagaagcaatCTTGCCGGGAAATGAAGTTGATGATGTACCTTCTACAATATCCTCCACGCCTAGCAAGCTTGATTCAGCCGAATCTTCCCGCCGGGAGATCGAAAACTTGTGGGATGTGGCTTACGATAATTTGAGGCCTCAACATGCCGACTTATTGGAAAAGTACGAGAAAATATTGACTTTATGGCTACGTGCACACTTGCTACAACAAAATCAAAAAACCTCTCATAATTATCAACAAGAAAATCTGTTTCAACCTTTGCATCATCAAGAAAGGCAACAATACGCTCAGGATATTATTGCCTTCTGCCTCGAGTCTCAGCAAGAgggcgatgctgatgccgatACTGTTGAAAAGAACATCAACTCTCAACTGATTCCTCTAAGGTTCTCCAAAGAAATTCGAGACCTGTTGAAGTCATCAATCGACAGTGGTGAAGATACAGCCCTTGCATGGGCAGGAACATGCCTTGCTCTACAG GCCCTCCTGCACTCGATCAATCAACCAGAGACGTTACAGGGCATGGACCACGTCGTATCTAGAATGGCGTGGTATACTTTGCTTCCCAAGCTTCTTGGTGCCGATGAATATAAGAGAGGCCTTCCTTTAAGCGAACAAACGATTCTCCGAGATCGTATAACAGAACTTTATCAACAGGTTCTCCTCTTCCAAGCTCGCATCGTCTGTTCTCAAATAGACGTAATTTAA
- a CDS encoding uncharacterized protein (EggNog:ENOG41) yields the protein MASFVDLDKEGQSKRLEIDLYRNWNHEATALSGSFKSYGVKDDGSAIFDSKRSGYSVTADRLLWVDGWEKTTFKDAKPIRHQEMTLVVLRIDLASHDPKRKFGSANITLEFEGGDGNTSDPKDVPQVQAWAPFNTTERYNASKASHTKSTKTEVAVQAGHSNAELSGSRSSEYEISWDRTMFDQGSSIPVMGQLGRRNGVTWILAQNELQNAGVQPTFYIAVLISRQSRKPYLVKFDIEARVNTMEDFINKTKTFFGSNPGKTKPYLVTPLEAEGLQLRGCEYIEVY from the coding sequence ATGGCCAGCTTTGTGGACCTGGATAAGGAAGGCCAGTCAAAACGCCTAGAGATTGACCTCTATCGAAATTGGAACCATGAAGCGACAGCCCTTTCCGGTTCTTTCAAGTCATACGGAGTGAAAGACGACGGTAGTGCAATCTTCGACAGTAAAAGATCTGGATACTCGGTAACAGCCGACCGGCTACTctgggtggatggatgggagaaAACGACATTCAAAGATGCCAAGCCAATACGCCACCAAGAGATGACTCTAGTGGTGCTGAGAATCGACCTTGCTTCACATGATCCCAAAAGAAAATTTGGATCTGCCAACATCACCTTGGAATTCGAAGGCGGCGACGGGAACACGTCCGATCCTAAGGACGTACCGCAGGTACAAGCATGGGCGCCTTTCAATACTACTGAGAGATATAACGCCTCGAAGGCTTCTCACACTAAATCCACCAAAACTGAGGTCGCCGTTCAGGCCGGGCACTCTAATGCCGAACTATCTGGCAGTCGGAGTAGCGAGTATGAGATATCATGGGATCGAACTATGTTCGACCAAGGAAGCTCGATCCCAGTCATGGGCCAGCTTGGGCGACGGAATGGAGTCACATGGATTCTTGCACAAAACGAATTGCAGAATGCTGGCGTCCAGCCGACGTTTTATATCGCAGTACTCATTTCACGACAATCGCGCAAGCCGTACCTGGTGAAGTTTGACATCGAAGCTCGGGTTAACACCATGGAAGATTTCATAAACAAAACCAAGACCTTTTTCGGGTCAAATCCTGGGAAAACCAAACCTTATCTTGTGACCCCCCTGGAAGCAGAAGGTCTGCAATTACGAGGGTGTGAATATATTGAAGTGTATTGA
- a CDS encoding uncharacterized protein (EggNog:ENOG41) — MSLNPDIQSSQTRTKPSSNADTSIESMPDPKESSDDQSVNQKVIKPWMKLRGDIKETEMRLYDQAYELFKLLREALEYALKHEQLPSFIIDITDFFIDENREYRLDDCIRWLILNNAVQRCPLGIEDVGVSAVQTETVEETITGEKNSYIIIIRIITELWPHFPFICLDNSRTFHRLFPETADKLLVGECYFRDSHTKEQMREFPSTPLHRAAGKGNGKVIKYMIHSGRRFQPDDLLQILKLHDPDQRSGKTALSLAAIAENLGALHALLDFDASIADTPDTTFEEALKKGKENVVEAFLQQPELRRKFATTDYILLAIQPLKEINE, encoded by the coding sequence ATGTCTCTTAATCCAGATATTCAAAGCAGTCAGACGCGTACGAAGCCCTCATCAAATGCCGATACTAGCATCGAATCAATGCCAGATCCGAAAGAGTCGTCGGATGATCAATCAGTCAACCAAAAAGTAATCAAGCCATGGATGAAACTGCGTGGGGATATTAAGGAGACCGAGATGCGATTGTATGATCAAGCTTACGAACTCTTCAAACTTCTTAGAGAAGCTTTGGAATATGCACTCAAACATGAACAATTACCCAGCTTCATTATAGACATCACAGACTTCTTTATCGACGAAAACAGAGAATATCGATTAGATGATTGCATACGTTGGTTGATCCTCAACAACGCGGTGCAGCGATGCCCACTGGGCATCGAAGATGTTGGTGTCTCAGCAGTTCAGACAGAAACTGTGGAGGAGACTATAACTGGAGAGAAAAATTCCTACATCATCATTATTCGAATTATCACTGAACTCTGGCCTCATTTTCCCTTCATTTGCCTTGACAACTCTCGTACGTTTCATAGGCTTTTCCCGGAGACGGCAGATAAGCTTCTCGTGGGAGAATGTTATTTTAGAGACAGTCATACGAAGGAGCAAATGAGAGAATTCCCAAGCACTCCTTTACATAGAGCTGCCGGGAAAGGTAACGGCAAGGTAATAAAATATATGATTCATAGTGGACGACGTTTTCAGCCAGATGATTTACTTCAGATCTTGAAACTTCATGATCCAGACCAAAGATCTGGAAAGACTGCTCTGTCCCTTGCTGCTATCGCCGAAAATCTAGGAGCTCTGCATGCACTTCTAGATTTCGATGCCAGCATAGCAGATACGCCAGATACGACATTCGAAGAGGCCTtgaaaaaaggcaaagaaaatgTCGTCGAAGCATTTTTGCAACAACCTGAACTCAGACGGAAATTTGCTACTACCGACTACATTCTTTTAGCGATTCAACCATTGAAAGAAATAAACGAATAG
- a CDS encoding uncharacterized protein (EggNog:ENOG41~MEROPS:MER0000312), with product MQDLVEIFQLSDETVNELCFDLSRFKSEDYSVSDFVHSLINHQDYANLLSYEETLKYATFPALDLKTDNKEIFGGNIQFDHKEIFMTLDWLKNVKNVKHIIELTVLDRLVNPHDEVIIGTYVKQFEVEALNWRLLDLSISVFKNSNSDENNALQQLRELHLYTGGKRAVISHWLSDDGIRSLTNLTTLEIYVVQDLANKDKCDAIATFIEGEFGKLSKEINGQREKMRQENIRPWNPTKEREADLGEIAERAVPKLSRFIKGYQIYTQERSGSVTFRPTRVAVIDNGIFSFSPLVKTPAILNATNISETSSALNSTESLEINSNAPNGYQNGKGGRPKTLWSRIKNGRSFVDDESSLSPWLFASDPHGTQMANLICAIDPCCDLYVAKVAEGRSGIIPARVERAIKWAISQNVDIISMSFSILEGTQGLANACADAWHNGIIILCSTPDEGLNTEKSCISGYSDTMTITACDEFGILSPNAPPDYNYAIKGIDVAAGKVPFLDSKDCISGSSVSTAIAAGLSSLILSCDRLAKERRSYERGDRARIVKHHFGKMAATNKKYIILERFAGIDKKIQDGRYIAAGDIIEGFFAEEKYSE from the exons ATGCAGGACTTGGTCGAGATTTTTCAGCTGTCTGACG aAACCG TCAACGAACTGTGTTTTGATCTTTCACGATTCAAATCGGAGGATTACAGCGTTTCGGACTTTGTTCATTCGCTCATTAATCATCAAGACTATGCCAATCTACTATCTTATGAAGAGACGCTTAAATATGCCACGTTTCCGGCCCTGGATCTCAAAACTGACAACAAAGAGATATTTGGCGGAAATATTCAATTTGACCACAAGGAGATTTTCATGACTCTAGATTGGTTAAAGAATGTGAAGAACGTCAAGCATATTATCGAACTGACAGTTCTAGATCGACTTGTGAACCCTCATGATGAGGTCATCATAGGCACCTATGTGAAACAGTTTGAGGTGGAAGCTCTCAACTGGAGATTATTAGACCTGTCTATATCGGTTTTCAAGAACTCAAATTCTGATGAGAACAATGCACTGCAACAACTCCGAGAGCTTCATCTTTATACCGGCGGCAAGCGAGCAGTAATCAGCCACTGGTTGAGCGATGATGGGATCCGCTCCCTTACAAAT CTTACGACGCTCGAAATATATGTTGTCCAG GACTTGGCGAACAAAGACAAATGCGACGCTATTGCTACTTTTATCGAAGGAGAATTTGGCAAGCTGAGCAAAGAAATCAATGGGCAACGGGAAAAGATGCGCCAAGAGAA TATCCGGCCGTGGAATCCgacaaaggaaagagaagcagactTGGGAGAGAT TGCTGAACGGGCTGTTCCGAAGCTATCTCGTTTTATCAAAGGTTACCAGATCTATACGCAGGAAAGAAGCGGCTCTGTGACATTCCGTCCAACCAGAGTTGCCGTGATCGATAATGGGATTTTTAGCTTTTCCCCATTGGTAAAAACTCCAGCCATCTTAAACGCCACTAATATTTCTGAAACTTCATCTGCTCTCAATTCAACAGAGTCTTTGGAGATCAACAGCAATGCTCCGAACGGATACCAAAATGGGAAAGGTGGTAGACCCAAGACTTTGTGGTCACGCATCAAGAATGGCCGATCTTTCGTAGACGACGAATCCAGCCTTAGTCCTTGGCTATTTGCGTCTGATCCGCATGGAACCCAGATGGCAAATCTGATATGTGCCATTGATCCTTGTTGTGATCTTTACGTGGCCAAGGTGGCTGAAGGGAGATCTGGCATCATCCCGGCGCGAGTTGAACGA GCTATTAAGTGGGCAATAAGCCAAAATGTCGACATTATTTCCATGAGCTTCTCCATTCTAGAAGGAACACAAGGGCTCGCTAATGCTTGTGCTGATGCTTGGCACAATGGAATCATCATACTCTGCAGCACCCCTGACGAAGGCTTAAACACCGAGAAAAGCTGTATATCGGGTTACAGCGATACGATGACCATTACGGCTTGTGACGAATTTGGAATATTGAGCCCAAATGCACCGCCAGACTATAACTATGCAATTAAAGGCATCGATGTGGCTGCGGGCAAGGTCCCCTTTCTTGATTCAAAGGACTGCATATCAGGAAGTTCAGTCTCTACAGCCATTGCCGCGGGATTGAGTTCGCTGATTTTGTCTTGCGATCGACTGGCAAAGGAACGTCGCAGTTATGAGCGAGGTGATAGAGCTAGAATTGTGAAGCATCATTTTGGAAAAATGGCTGCAACAAACAAGAAATACATCATCTTGGAAAGGTTTGCAGGGATTGACAAGAAGATTCAAGATGGCCGATACATTGCCGCCGGGGACATTATAGAAGGATTTTTTGCTGAAGAGAAGTATAGTGAGTAA